TTGGTTTAGAAGATCTCCACTCGGTTTTTGTTCACCATTTGGTTTCATATTCTCCCAAAAAATAGTATGCAAATAATGACCTGAACCATGAAATGCTGCTTCACGTTCCCAATGCTTCAATAATTGATAATTACCTGTTTCTCGCGCCATTTCCATCATCTTTTCAGCATTATTCAATCCATCCACATAACTTTGATGATGTATATCATGATGAAGCCTCATAATTTCTTCTTCTATATATGGCTCTAATGCATCATAATCATAAGGTAATGGAGGTAACGTATGTCCACCAATCGGTACATATTCTATTGACCAAGACATATTCTGCCTGTCAACTAATAAGTTAGCTTCCTCAAAAAATCGTTCTGCACTCACCTCAATCTGTCTATCGTCAATTTCATCATTTTCTAAAAACCTCCTCCACTCAACAAACTTTTCATCCCATTCCATGAACATTTGTGATTTCGGTACTCTCTGTATCACTGCATCTCGAAATGAATCTGCCCACTCTTTCATACTATTAGCGTAAGTATTGTTCACTTCATCGATCCCTCCTTAAGCACATTTCATCGTAATGTATGCGAATGTCATGCTAAAAGTGTGATTGTTTTCATATGAAAGATCCTCAATTAAAGTTCTGTTTAGGACAACTTAGTGCTAACTTACATATGTGTAAGTTGAGAGTATGTTAAAATAAAAAAATCAGGCAATTAGGGATCCCCCTTAATTGCCTGATTTTTTAAACAACTCTTTCGATAAGTTGATTATTTCGACTGAATCATTTTTGTTTTATAATCTGTCTCATAATATTCTAATTCTTCTCTTATTTCTTGGAATGAGTTTTCTAATGATGCGATTAATACTTTTATTGATTCAGGTGCATCACTTGTAAACTTAATTGCATTTTTTCCAGTATAAGCAGAACGGCTATCTTCGTACCAACCATCATGACGAGGAGAATAAAACTCTGCGACACATTGGTGATACACCCAATAAAGTGCCTTTTCAGCAGCTCCCTTTCGGAATTTATCACCATTTAAGACCACTTTGCATGCATCTAAACCTTCCTCACA
The sequence above is a segment of the Bacillus solimangrovi genome. Coding sequences within it:
- a CDS encoding superoxide dismutase encodes the protein MNNTYANSMKEWADSFRDAVIQRVPKSQMFMEWDEKFVEWRRFLENDEIDDRQIEVSAERFFEEANLLVDRQNMSWSIEYVPIGGHTLPPLPYDYDALEPYIEEEIMRLHHDIHHQSYVDGLNNAEKMMEMARETGNYQLLKHWEREAAFHGSGHYLHTIFWENMKPNGEQKPSGDLLNQIEQDFGSYEKFKEQFTNAANQVEGVGWAVLVWSPRSRRLEILQSERHQFMTQWDTIPLLVLDVWEHAYYLQYKNERSKYVQNWWNIVNWDNVEGRFAAAKELQWKPY
- a CDS encoding DUF3907 family protein, with protein sequence MSNTIVHSQVTQTTAFLEQTVEKVGNYLNETTLQSLLNENKEGDPAYFERLVSNLRRMFVFCEEGLDACKVVLNGDKFRKGAAEKALYWVYHQCVAEFYSPRHDGWYEDSRSAYTGKNAIKFTSDAPESIKVLIASLENSFQEIREELEYYETDYKTKMIQSK